Genomic DNA from Desulfonema ishimotonii:
GGTTTTCCGGGTGAGCAAATCCTCCAGGGATATCAAGGCCTTCAAATGGCTGATTCAGGACAGCACCCTGACCTATATGGACAACCGGAGCGACCATGAGGTCCGGTTTCCGGGGCAGCACGATTTTGAGTGGACCCGCACCACCCGTGACGATCACAGGCCCGGCAGTCATCCCCATGTCTCCGTCCGGGACCGGGTGTTTGTGGAAACCGTGGGCGGCGATATCACCTTCAAGGTGGAGGACAACACCGAGATCGGCCAGGGGATTTACGCCGAACCGGTGGAAAATCCGGATCAGACTCTGGACGACGCCGAGATCGCCTATGCCGTGATGGGCCACATCATCCTGGTCAGAATCCGGCCTTACCAGGAGGCGCGATTCCGCTATTTCATCTACAATGACAAGACCCGGACGGTCTGCCGGGCCGATGATATGGAACAGGCCTGCGTACAACTGCCCGACGATCAGGGCCTGATCTTCTCCAACGGCTACTATCTTGAGAGCGGTGAACTCCGGCGGTTTGAAAGCGGCATGCGCGACATGATGTTTGAGAGCCGCATTGCCTCCCCCAACGGCGAGGATTTTCTCTATGTGTTTTATGATCAGGAATCGGGGAATTATGCCCTGCTCTCCTACAACCTGATCCGCCAGCAGGTGGAAACGCCCCTGCCGTGCAACGGTTTTTCCCTCTTCGACTCCGGCGAGATGATCCTGTTCCGGGCCGACCGGGAGCCGGTCCGTCATCATGTGATCCAGGTCTGGCAGACGCCCTACATGAGCGGAGAGCACGCCTTTGCCGAGAAGAGCGACGCCTTTCTCTACAAGGTGGGCAACCCGGATATCGTGCGCTGCATGGCCGAATGCAACACCCTGATCCGCCTGATCAACCGCGAAGACCTCTATGCCGCGCTTTACGTGGATATGGTCAAAAAGGCCAGGGATATCGCGGATGCGTATTTCTGGATCGACAACCCGGAGGCCTTCAATCTCAGAGAAGTGCTGTCGGAGATTCGGAAGGCCGCCTCCGGGGCTGTGGACGAGTTTGAAAAGGTCGTCCGGTTGAAGAAAAGTACGGCCGATGCCGTGGCCCGCGTGACCGACCGGTCCCGCGAGATCCTTGACCGGGCCGCGCCGGAGTACATGGAGAGCATCGACGATTTCGTCAGGGGCCTGGCCGCGCTGCGGGGGGTGCGGGGAGAAATCATCTCCCTCGGCGAGCTGCGCCATGTGGATACGGAGGCCGTGGCGCGTCTGGACCGGGAGGTCTCCGAAGCGGTGGACAGAATGTCCGGCCTCTGCGTGGAATTTCTTCTGAAGCCGGAGGCCCTTGGGCCATATGAGGCCCGCGTGGCCGAGGCCGGAGAGCAGGTGGAATCGCTGAGCCGGGTCACGGACGCCAGTGCGCTTCAGGAAAAAACGGAAGCGGCATCGGAGGCGCTGGAGATGCTCATCGAAATCGTGAGCAACCTGAAGATCGAAGATGCGACCCAGACCACGCGGATTATCGACAACATCTCGGCCATCTATTCCCGGCTCAATCAGGTTCGGGCCGCGCTGAAAAATAAGAAGAAGCGCCTGCAAAGCATCGAAGGCGTGGCCCAGTTCAACGCACAGATGAAGCTCCTCAGCCAGAGCGTGATCAACTATATCGACATTTGTGACACGCCGGAAAAGTGCGACGAATACCTCACCAAAATCATGATTTCGGTGGAGGAGCTGGAGGGCCGGTTTGCCGACTTTGACGAGTTCATCGGGCAGATCTCCGAAAAACGGGACGAGGTTTACGCCGCCTTTGAATCGAAAAAACTGGCCCTGGCCGAGGCCCGTAACCGGCGGGCCACCGCACTCATGGACGCGGCGGAGCGCATCCTCAGAGGCGTACAAAACCGGGTGGCGACCCTGGAGGAGGTCAGCGCCATCAACGCCTATTTCGCCTCGGACCTGATGATCGAAAAGGTCCGGGATATCGTGACACAGCTTCTGGAGATCAGCGACACGGTCAAAGCCGATGACATTCAGTCCCGCCTCAAAACCATCCGTGAGGACACGGTCCGGCAGCTGAAAGACCGCAAAGAGCTGTACGCGGAGGGTGAGAACATTATCCGGTTCGGGAACCACAGTTTTTCCGTCAACACCCAGCCCCTGGACCTGACAATGGTGCTGCGGGACGGCGTCCGGATGTTTCATCTCACCGGCACCGATTTTTTTGAGCCGGTGGCCGACGCGGCCTTCGAGGCCACCAGACCGGTCTGGGACATGGCGGTGATTTCAGAGGACAAAACCGTATACCGGGGCGAATATCTCGCCTTTCAGATGCTCCGGGCCTTTGAAGCGGAGGACGGGGAGACGCGCACCCGCTTCGGGGCGTTTTCGGATGCGGAGTGGGAGGAACACACCCGGACCTTCATGGGCCAGCGCTATGCCGAGGGATATGTCAAAGGGGTCCACGACCGGGACGCCGCAAAGTTATGCAGCGCCCTGGTCGCCATGCACGGCAAAATCGGCCTGCTGCGCTTCTCCCCCCGTGCCCGCGCGCTGGCCCGGCTCTTCTGGCACATCTACTTTCAGGCGTGGTCGGATGAAACCGCCCGGAACCTGATGGCCGACAAGCTGGCGGCCTTCGGGGCCATGACCCAGATCTTTCCCGGACCGGGGCAACAGGAAAATTATGTGGCAGAGCTGGAGACGATGCTCGCCGATTTTGCGGAAAAGGTTCCGCTCTTCCCGGATGCGCCCGTGCCGGAGGCGGCCCGCTACCTCTTCTGCGAGCTGAGCGGCTTTGAGACCGATGCCGGGGATGAGTTTGTGATCAGCACGGGGGCCTGGGCGGTGGCCGAGGGGCTGCTCAGCCATCTCCGGGCGGAAGGGTGTGCCGAATCGCTGGAAAAGGCGCGGGAAAAGGTGGCCCGGATTCCGGCCTCCGAGTTTGAGCTGGTGCGGGACTGGGTGGCCGGATACGCCGCCACCCTGCCTGCGGAAAAGGATCTGAGCGACTATGTTGACGAGGCGTCCGTGCTGATCTTCACCCGGAACGCCCGGCGCATGAACATGCCGGAGGTCTCCGTCTCTGCGGATATTGAGGGCATGGCCGGGGATCATCCGGTGATCCGGGAGGGCCGGTATCATCTCAACTACAACCGGTTTTCGGAAAAGCTCTCCTGGTACGAGGGGAACGTGGTCCCCCGGTTCAGGGAATATACGGCCCTCAGAAAGCAACTGACCGATGAGATGCGGGAGACGCTGCGGCTGTCGGAATTCAAACCCCGCGTGCTGACCTCCTTTGTCCGAAACAGGCTCATCGACCAGGTCTACCTGCCCCTTGTGGGCGACAATCTCGCCAAGCAGATCGGCGTGGCCGGGGAGGGCAAGCGCACCGACCGCATGGGGATGCTGCTGCTCATCTCGCCGCCCGGCTACGGCAAGACCACCCTGATGGAGTATATCTCCAACCGGCTGGGCATTATTTTTATGAAGATCAACGGCCCGGCCATCGGATATCAGGTCACCTCCCTCGACCCGGCAGAGGCCCCCAATGCCAGCGCCCGCGAGGAGGTGGAAAAAATCAGTCTCGCCCTGGAGATGGGCGACAACGTGATGATCTATCTCGACGATATCCAGCACTGCAACCCGGAACTGCTGCAAAAATTCATCTCCCTCTGCGATGCCCAGCGCAAAATCGAAGGGGTGTACAAGGGGCGGACCCGGACCTATGACCTGCGGGGCAAAAAGGTGGCCGTGGTCATGGCCGGGAACCCCTATACCGAAAGCGGCGAAAAGTTCAGAATCCCCGATATGCTCGCCAACCGGGCCGACACTTACAATCTGGGCGACATCATCGGCGACACGGCAGAGGCCTTTAAGCTGAGCTATCTGGAGAACGCCCTCACCTCCAATCCGGTACTCAGTCCCCTGACCAGCCGGAGCCGGAAGGATATCCACAGCATCATGAGGATCGCCGAATCCGGGGACCGCGAGGGGATCGAGTTTGACGGCAACTATTCGGCCGAGGAGCTGAACGAGATGGTGTCGGTGATGGAAAAGCTGATCACCGTGCGCGAGGTGATTCTCAGGGTGAACCTGGAATATATCCGCTCCGCAGCCCAGGCCGACGAATACCGCACCGAACCGCCCTTCCGGTTGCAGGGGTCGTACCGGAACATGAACCGCCTTGCCGAAAGGATCGTGCCCATCATGAACCCGGAGGAGGTGAAGACCCTGCTCCTGTCCCATTATGAAAATGAGGCGCAGACCCTGACCACCGGGGCCGAGGCCAACCTGCTCAAATTTAAAAAACTGACCGGGTGGATGGACGCTGCCGAAACGGCGCGGTGGGCGGAGATCTGCCGGATGTTTAAAAAGAATCAGTTGCTCCGGGGCATGGATGATCGTGATCCGGTCACGCAGGTGGTGGGGCAGTTGTCGGCCTTTTATGACGGGCTGGAGGGCATCCGGGGGGTGCTGGCATCCGCCATGAAACAGACCGACCGGGGCATGACGCGGATCGCCTTTGCCGAGGAAACCCTGGGGCAGTTGGCGGGGCTGGTGTCGGCGGTCAGAGCGGTGGCCGCTTCATCCGCCAAAGCGGAGAAAGAGGAGACGCCCGCCGATCCGGTGCTGCCCCCGAAACTGGAGGTGGTGAACCGGATGCCCGACGGATATCTGGAACTGGTGAAGGCCCAGTTTGAAATGATGGACGCCTGGATGGAGCCAACGTTCAAGGCCACCCGGCAGCAGGCCGGGGTACTTCAGAAACTGGGGCAGGAGATCGGAAATCTCAAGGCGGTCTATCAGGAGATCATCCATGCCCGGCAGGAGGGGGGCTGGCAGGATATCGAGAAGTTCGACGTGGCGCTCAGGGTCAATCCCAAGGACCACAAGTCCTATTACAAGCGCGGGCTGGCGTGGTACAATAAAAACAAGGTCAGCCGGGCGCTGAGCGATTTCAAAAACGCCCTCGATCTTCAGCCCAAAAACAAAAAATACCAGCGGATCGTGGCCCATCTGGAGGCGGAGCTGACCACCGATAAGGGAGAGGGAGAGAATTACAAATCGACGATCTGGTAGGGAGGCATGAAATTGTTTTCCTGACGACAGGGCGGGGCCACATTCCCGCCGAAAACTGCCGCCTCCCCCGAAAGCGCCGCCGTGGAAGGCGGCACTACCGTCATGTCGGAAACCGACGGTAGCGCGGGGTTCCATCCCCGCGAAAACGGCTATTTCCCCGAATCGCCCCTCCCGCCCAGATATCCCCCCCGCAGTTTGCCGGAAATGACCGGAAGCGTATCGGGCGGAGGGGGCCGGAAGCCGAAGGCGATCTCTAAAAAGGTCATCACAATCCGAAAGGTCGCCCCCCACAACACCTCGCTTTCCGCGCCGGCTTCGTACCGGAAACACGGGAAATCCTGTGAGGCCCGGTTCAGTTTTCTTCGGATCCGGGCGTCGTATTGAACCCGGTAGCAGGCGTAGTGGGCCGGTTCCAGCAGTGATTTCAACGGAATATAGACAACGCGGTCCACTTCCCGGTTGGGGTGAAAATGCTTTTGCCGGGAGACCCAGCCGACCAGGGGATAGATCACCCGTCGGAATATCCGAAGCCGCTCCGGGGGAAGGGGGCCGATCAGCTTCACCCCGAAGGGGTTGAGGCGCATCTCCTCAAAGCCCTCCCGCAGGCCGGTGGCGAAAAAAAGCGACAGGCGGCGGGCGGCTGCCGGATGATGGCGTTGCCAGTGGGACCAGTGGGGCCAGCGGGTCATGGGAAATCCCGGCAGGGTGATCATTCTGGAGAGACAGGTATCGAGCCGGGGGTCAGGCTGCCACCCGGACAGCAGAGGTCTCCGGGCTGGGGGACGTTCCCGGAGCGCTTGTTGAGGATCAGGCAGGGACCGGTCCCGTTTGTGCCACACTGCTGCCCCAGCAGCAGCAGCACCGCAGAGAGGGTGGCCGGATCAGACGGGTCCGGGGGAAAAGCCGGTCACGGGGCTTCTGTTCGTGAAGGGCATGGGATAAATACCGGACCAGACGGGCCGGTTCTCCGGTCAAAAGCGGAAATTTCGATTCTGTCTTCAATGCTTGTTCCTGTCTGTGGGTTGCCCAGTGCCGATGCGTAATGGGCATCAGCATATTCAGTTATACGCCGTCTGCTTTGGAAACTGTGGTTTTTCCAAAACCGCGTCATGCCTGCAAAAGCAGGTATCTCATCAGAGCGTCCATGTATTTCCGCTTTCACGGGAATGACGGTCGGGATAAAAACCCCGGTTTTCAACGTGAACACAGTATATAAAACAAAAAAGGCCGCTTGCACAAGCGGCCTGAGACGGGCAGGGAAAAATTCCCGGTCCGCAATCGTCCGGTCTGTCTTACCGGTGGGTCGCCTCAATCTCGATATGAATGGTGATCTCCTCGCCGACCACATCACCGCCCGTGCCCCAGTTGATCCCGAAATCCCTTCTGCTGATCTTCGTGGTGGCGGTAAAGGCCGTCCGGAAATTGCCCCACGGATCTTTGATGCTGCCCCCGTGTTCGGCATCCAGCACCACCTCACGGGTAACGCCGTGAAGTGTCAGATCGCCCGCCAGCCTGAACTGCTGCCCGCTGACCTCCCGGACGGCCCTGCTTTTGAATGTCATTTTCGGATACCGGGCCGCGTCAAAAAACTCCTCGGATTTCAGATGGCGGTCCCGCTTTTCCACATCGGTGTTCAGGCTATTGATGTCGATTTCGGCCTCGGCCCTGAGATCGCTGAGCTGTTTTCCGTCAAACTGAATGGTGCCGGTCACGCCCGGAAACCGTCCGGTGATCCGGCTGATGCCGAGATGCCGGACCCTGAAAAGGGCCTGGCTGTGGGACGTGTCAATGGTGTACGTTTCCGCATGAACGCCCGAAACGGTGAGCGCAACCAGTGCTATCGTAAAAATAACGGATTTATATTGCAGCATATCTGCCTCCGTTTGTGTGGTGTTAAAGAATCCCCGCGCCCTGTCCTGAGCGATTTTTTTCTGCCGGTCAGACCTGATGAACGCATCAGCCGCAGGCGGCACCGCTTTTCGGCGGCCTGATGGATGAGGCATCGGGGCGGGTGCCTCATCCATCAGGCCTCATTCCCGCAGAATCAGGAATCCATAAGCCTTTGGAATAAAATATTGTTGCTTTCAATTAAACGGCAGGAAATGAATGAAACGGACTTTTTGTGACGCCATCAGGCTTTATGTTCGTATATGTGGACATCCCGCTGGGGATAGGGGATATTGATGCCCGCCCCATCAAAGCGTTTTTTAACCACTTCGTTCAGGTCAAACATGACCCCCCAGTAATCTTCTGCCCGGACCCAGGGCCTGACTACAAAATTGACGCTGCTGTCCGCCAGTTCGGATACGGCGATCTGAGGGGCAGGCGTTTCCAGGATACGCGGTTCACTGGCAATGATATCGTTTATGATATCCCGCGCCTTATCGATATCGTCCCCGTATCCGATGCCCATCACCATATCCACGCGCCGGGTGCCTTTGGCGGAGTAGTTGACGATATTGTCATCGGTCACTTTGGCGTTGGGGATGATGATGGTTTTGTTGTCCGGGGTTTTCAACTGCGTGGTGAAGATCTGAATCTCCTCCACGGTCCCCGTCACCCCGGCCGCCTCGATGATATCCCCGACCTTGAAGGGCCGGAAGATAATCATCAGCACGCCTGCGGCAAAGTTGGAGAGCGAGCCCTGGAGCGCGAGACCTACGGCCAGACCGGCGGCACCGATGATCGCAATGAAGGAGGCGGTCTGTATCCCGAGCTGGTTGAGGGCGGCCAGGACCACAAAGGTCATCAGGGCCACATAGGTCAGGTTGGTGATAAAGGTGATAAGGGTCTGATCAACCTTGCCCTTTTCCATCATCCGCCGAACAACATGTCTCAGAATTTTGGCGATCCAGCGTCCGATAATCAGCACCGCCAGGGCGCCGATCACCTTCAGGCCGTAAATGGTGCAGATTTGCCATACTTTTTCGAGCAGCACTTCGATCCGGTCAATATCCATGACGAATTTCCTTTCCTTTCATCAGACGTTAAATGTTAGGGGAAACGCTTTAACCCGGACAGGGCTTGCAAAAAAGAATTGTAATGGGGTACGGGGTTTCAGAAGACGGGGCCTGTGCAGCGTCCGCCTGCCATATGCCGCGCCGACCTGAAACCATACATCTGACAATTAACGAATTTCGGCTCTTTGGGAATTCGCGGGGTAGTAAAACTGATGTATTCCGATAATATGTCTGAATAACGAGCTGTTATGTCCGATAAGGCTTCGAAATCCCGAACACATTGAAAAATGACCTCATTTTATTAAAGTTCAATACTTAAAGGCTGTTACACTGATAACCATATTTTACTACCCCGCAAGATCCCAAAGAGCCCGAATTTCTTTCAAAAATAATAATCCGTTTCTCATCAAGTGCAACAGGGGGAATGCAATTTTACCCCTTCCAGGTCCGGCCTTATATCGTTTCTGTTTTGAACATATTTCATTATCCGGCGTTCAGACTTTAAGCCCGAACGCCTTTGAAAACAATACGTTCCGACACCGGAACTTCATTCCGCCAATTCGAGCAAGGGACGTTGAAAAAATAAGAATACCGATATCCGTCAACGGTAGGACGGGGTTACGCCCCCGTCAGCGCTGTCGGCAGGTTCGACATCCCTGATGGCGAATCTCATCTGTGATTCAGTATTACACATCGAAGGTCAGGTCGTCGGGCCATTCCCGGTCATGGCCGTCCATCGGCCCCTTTTTGCACGCATCAATAACGGCCTGATCCCCCTCTGTCATCAGGTCGCGGCCCGGATCAACATTGTTGAACAGCTTCCAGAGCATGAGCGATGCGTCGTTCAGGTCGATCCCCTTATCAAAGAGAAGGATAATATTGAACATCTCCAGGGCCGGCAGCCTGAAGAGCATGGCCGCAAAATCCCTGCCCCCCCGCCCGGCCTCTTTTTCCACGGTCATGGTCAGTATCCGGTTGCGCGCCCCCTCCCGGGCCGAGAGTTCGGGGAAGAGGTGGCGGCATGACACCGCACCGGGGATGCTGGTCTGCATGAGCGCGGAAAGGCCGTCCGGGGAAGGAGCCTCTCTGAAGGCCGCCGGTTTCCTTCTGGGCGGTTCGCCGCTGAACCGCGTGGTCAGATCCAGGCCGATCTTGTTGCCGAAATTGGGAAAGGGGGACGAGTGGTCCAGCACATCCAGCACCCCTTTGGAGAGGGTGATATCCGAGTGAATATCGAGTTTCATGAGCAGCTCCCGGAGTACCTGTTCGGAATCCTGGGGAGGAATATCCTTATCCACCACGGTGATGGCCTTGCAGAAGCTCATCTGCCCCTGTCCCCACAGGCCGCTCATAATTTTCTGGGCGTGGCCGGGATATTCCTTGTCGATGGACACCACCACGATATTGTGAAACACCCCCTCCCAGGGCAGCCAGTAGTCCTGTATCTCCGGGATCACCGCCTGAAGCATGGGCAGGAACAGGCGTTCCGTCGCCTTGGCCAGATAACAGTCCTCCATGGGCGGGCGGCCCACCAGGGTGGCGTTGTAAACCGGGTTGCGCCGATGGGTCAGGGCGGTGACATGGAACACCGGGTAGTGATCGGCCAGGGAATAATATCCGGTGTGATCCCCGAAGGGCCCCTCGGTCCTCAGCTCATCCGGGTCCACATAGCCCTCCAGCACAAACTCGGCCTCGGCCGGCACCTCCAGGTCCACGGAAACGCATTTTGCCATTGTCACCGGTTTTTTGCGGATAAACCCGGCCAGCAGCATCTCATCCACGCCTCTGGGCATGGGGGCCGTGGCCGCAAAGGTGGTGGCCGGGTCCGCGCCGATGGCGACCGCGACCGGCATCCGTTTTCCGGCCCGTCGGTATTCGTTATAATAGTGGGAACCGTCCTTGTGGATGTGCCAGTGCATTCCGGTGGTGTTCCGGTCGAAGATCTGCAACCGGTACATTCCCACATTCCGCTTTCCCGTCTCAGGGCTTCGGGTGAACACCAGGGGAAGCGTCACAAAGGGGCCGCCGTCATGGGGCCAGCAGTGCAGGACCGGCAGCCGGGTCAGATCGACCTGATCGCCGGTCAGGACAACCTCCTGGCAGGGCGGTTTTTTTCCCCGGAAGGTGCGGGGGAAGAATTGCGTCACGCCCACCGCCAGCGGGATGATGTTGAGGGCCTCTTTCAGATTTTTGGGCGGGTTGAATTCGATATATGCCCGGATCCGGTCCGCCAGGTCGTCCAGATGCCGGACGCCCATGGCCATGCAGATCCGTTTCGGGCTGCCGAAGATGTTGGTGGCAACCGGAAAGGACGAGCCGCTGACCTTTTCAAAGAAAAGCGCCTTGCCGCCGTCCCTGCTTTTGGACTCACGGTCCGTGTATTTGCTGATTTCCAGGTGCGGTGAGACCTCTTTCCTGATATATCTGATCTCTCCGGCCTTATCGAGGGCATTCAGAAATTCTCTCAGATTTTTATACAAGATCTTTGTCTCCCCATCGTCTGATCAGATCGGTTTCAATACCGAGTTGGTCCAGCGCCCTGGTAACAGTGCCGTCCACAATATCGGCAAGGGTCCGGGGGCGGGTGTAAAATCCCGGGCAGGGCGGCATGATGGTGGCCCCGGCCCGGACGGCCTTCTGCATGTTTTCGAGGTGGATCAGGCTGAGGGGTGTCTCGCGGGTCAGCAGCACCAGAGGCCGCCGCTCCTTGAGGCAGACATCGGCGGCCCGGTGAATCAGATCATCGGCGATCCCGGCGGCAATGGCCCCCAGCGTTTTCATGGAACAGGGTGCGATGATCATGCCGTGGTGGCGGAATGACCCGCTGGCCGGGGGGGCGAACAGATCGTCCGGCTCATAAACACGGAGCCGGGCTTCCGGGTGCGGCACAATGCCCTCGCTTTTCAGAAAGGCCTCCGGCGATCCGCCGGTATAGGCGGTTTCATGAACCATGACCTTTTTTCCGGCGGCGGATACGGACAGAAACACCTCCGTCGGCATGTTCAGAAGGGCCTTCAGCAGCCGGATCCCGTATATGGAACCGGACGCGCCGCAGATGGCGACCACTATTTTTTTTTTCATACGGTTATCCTGTCTGGAATTAGCCACTGCCTCCGCAGGGCTGTTGGATGATGCCCGTGTGAAGCGCAGTGCCGTGGTGGAATCATCAGAACCGGGCACTGATTCTGGTTAAGGGATTATGTTGAAAATAATCCGCCCGTTTTTTGCGCCGGGTTACGCGTTGCTAAACCGATCTGCCTGGGCATATTATTTTTTTTCTGATACCCTGCCCGGTTACTGACTGCTGTTAACGGATCAGCCGGATGCCTTTTGTGGACAAAAACGGCTTTCTTATTGATCAATATCCTGATATATAACGATGCTGTTATACCGTTTCCATTTTGAAATAGACTTCAAGTCTGAACGCCTTTGAAAATAATCTGTGATTCGGTATTACAGCTGTATAATAGCCCAGGTTGCCACTGACCTGCTGATTTCCCCTTCGACAAAATCCGGTGCGCTGTGTAACTGCCTGATGCTGGTCGGACAGGCAGCAACCTGAATTATAATATATTACGCCTGACAAATGGCGTAAACACCTGTCGTTACATCTATCATGGTCTGCATTTTTTGCGTAGCGTTTTCTGACCTTCTCCCCGGACCGCCCGATCAGCGACCTCCGGGGAAAAGCGCCGTTTGCATAAAGTGCGGTGTCCGGAGAAAGAAAAATATGCAATTCACATTTGAGCCGGTCGGCGTGGTTCACTCCTGTTTCAGGGAGAAGTTCGGGATTCCCCGGCAGGCTGGAATCGTCCCAGACGCCACGGCGGTACTCGAAATTCTGCCCCCCTTTGACCGGGACGAGGCCTTCAGGGGGCTGGAAGAATTTTCGCACATCTGGCTGACCTTCGTGTTCCACGCCTGTATGCGGGAG
This window encodes:
- a CDS encoding DNA repair ATPase; translation: MAQTEHSAEKTGADATLEGGTYEIIRNRLLNHGKALRERLEKLDGSRREIFGAIEQTLLATERITTRHNCVPRDMVSVNGTRFVFGYNVHMGLKTEIQISDVFSVYQYKERQFRQLPWEVLDSGRFEEDLKNLYKYYKDTRFIKFSVIGPHLYMVFRVSKSSRDIKAFKWLIQDSTLTYMDNRSDHEVRFPGQHDFEWTRTTRDDHRPGSHPHVSVRDRVFVETVGGDITFKVEDNTEIGQGIYAEPVENPDQTLDDAEIAYAVMGHIILVRIRPYQEARFRYFIYNDKTRTVCRADDMEQACVQLPDDQGLIFSNGYYLESGELRRFESGMRDMMFESRIASPNGEDFLYVFYDQESGNYALLSYNLIRQQVETPLPCNGFSLFDSGEMILFRADREPVRHHVIQVWQTPYMSGEHAFAEKSDAFLYKVGNPDIVRCMAECNTLIRLINREDLYAALYVDMVKKARDIADAYFWIDNPEAFNLREVLSEIRKAASGAVDEFEKVVRLKKSTADAVARVTDRSREILDRAAPEYMESIDDFVRGLAALRGVRGEIISLGELRHVDTEAVARLDREVSEAVDRMSGLCVEFLLKPEALGPYEARVAEAGEQVESLSRVTDASALQEKTEAASEALEMLIEIVSNLKIEDATQTTRIIDNISAIYSRLNQVRAALKNKKKRLQSIEGVAQFNAQMKLLSQSVINYIDICDTPEKCDEYLTKIMISVEELEGRFADFDEFIGQISEKRDEVYAAFESKKLALAEARNRRATALMDAAERILRGVQNRVATLEEVSAINAYFASDLMIEKVRDIVTQLLEISDTVKADDIQSRLKTIREDTVRQLKDRKELYAEGENIIRFGNHSFSVNTQPLDLTMVLRDGVRMFHLTGTDFFEPVADAAFEATRPVWDMAVISEDKTVYRGEYLAFQMLRAFEAEDGETRTRFGAFSDAEWEEHTRTFMGQRYAEGYVKGVHDRDAAKLCSALVAMHGKIGLLRFSPRARALARLFWHIYFQAWSDETARNLMADKLAAFGAMTQIFPGPGQQENYVAELETMLADFAEKVPLFPDAPVPEAARYLFCELSGFETDAGDEFVISTGAWAVAEGLLSHLRAEGCAESLEKAREKVARIPASEFELVRDWVAGYAATLPAEKDLSDYVDEASVLIFTRNARRMNMPEVSVSADIEGMAGDHPVIREGRYHLNYNRFSEKLSWYEGNVVPRFREYTALRKQLTDEMRETLRLSEFKPRVLTSFVRNRLIDQVYLPLVGDNLAKQIGVAGEGKRTDRMGMLLLISPPGYGKTTLMEYISNRLGIIFMKINGPAIGYQVTSLDPAEAPNASAREEVEKISLALEMGDNVMIYLDDIQHCNPELLQKFISLCDAQRKIEGVYKGRTRTYDLRGKKVAVVMAGNPYTESGEKFRIPDMLANRADTYNLGDIIGDTAEAFKLSYLENALTSNPVLSPLTSRSRKDIHSIMRIAESGDREGIEFDGNYSAEELNEMVSVMEKLITVREVILRVNLEYIRSAAQADEYRTEPPFRLQGSYRNMNRLAERIVPIMNPEEVKTLLLSHYENEAQTLTTGAEANLLKFKKLTGWMDAAETARWAEICRMFKKNQLLRGMDDRDPVTQVVGQLSAFYDGLEGIRGVLASAMKQTDRGMTRIAFAEETLGQLAGLVSAVRAVAASSAKAEKEETPADPVLPPKLEVVNRMPDGYLELVKAQFEMMDAWMEPTFKATRQQAGVLQKLGQEIGNLKAVYQEIIHARQEGGWQDIEKFDVALRVNPKDHKSYYKRGLAWYNKNKVSRALSDFKNALDLQPKNKKYQRIVAHLEAELTTDKGEGENYKSTIW
- a CDS encoding YceI family protein, whose translation is MLQYKSVIFTIALVALTVSGVHAETYTIDTSHSQALFRVRHLGISRITGRFPGVTGTIQFDGKQLSDLRAEAEIDINSLNTDVEKRDRHLKSEEFFDAARYPKMTFKSRAVREVSGQQFRLAGDLTLHGVTREVVLDAEHGGSIKDPWGNFRTAFTATTKISRRDFGINWGTGGDVVGEEITIHIEIEATHR
- a CDS encoding mechanosensitive ion channel family protein, whose protein sequence is MDIDRIEVLLEKVWQICTIYGLKVIGALAVLIIGRWIAKILRHVVRRMMEKGKVDQTLITFITNLTYVALMTFVVLAALNQLGIQTASFIAIIGAAGLAVGLALQGSLSNFAAGVLMIIFRPFKVGDIIEAAGVTGTVEEIQIFTTQLKTPDNKTIIIPNAKVTDDNIVNYSAKGTRRVDMVMGIGYGDDIDKARDIINDIIASEPRILETPAPQIAVSELADSSVNFVVRPWVRAEDYWGVMFDLNEVVKKRFDGAGINIPYPQRDVHIYEHKA
- a CDS encoding menaquinone biosynthesis decarboxylase; protein product: MYKNLREFLNALDKAGEIRYIRKEVSPHLEISKYTDRESKSRDGGKALFFEKVSGSSFPVATNIFGSPKRICMAMGVRHLDDLADRIRAYIEFNPPKNLKEALNIIPLAVGVTQFFPRTFRGKKPPCQEVVLTGDQVDLTRLPVLHCWPHDGGPFVTLPLVFTRSPETGKRNVGMYRLQIFDRNTTGMHWHIHKDGSHYYNEYRRAGKRMPVAVAIGADPATTFAATAPMPRGVDEMLLAGFIRKKPVTMAKCVSVDLEVPAEAEFVLEGYVDPDELRTEGPFGDHTGYYSLADHYPVFHVTALTHRRNPVYNATLVGRPPMEDCYLAKATERLFLPMLQAVIPEIQDYWLPWEGVFHNIVVVSIDKEYPGHAQKIMSGLWGQGQMSFCKAITVVDKDIPPQDSEQVLRELLMKLDIHSDITLSKGVLDVLDHSSPFPNFGNKIGLDLTTRFSGEPPRRKPAAFREAPSPDGLSALMQTSIPGAVSCRHLFPELSAREGARNRILTMTVEKEAGRGGRDFAAMLFRLPALEMFNIILLFDKGIDLNDASLMLWKLFNNVDPGRDLMTEGDQAVIDACKKGPMDGHDREWPDDLTFDV
- a CDS encoding UbiX family flavin prenyltransferase — encoded protein: MKKKIVVAICGASGSIYGIRLLKALLNMPTEVFLSVSAAGKKVMVHETAYTGGSPEAFLKSEGIVPHPEARLRVYEPDDLFAPPASGSFRHHGMIIAPCSMKTLGAIAAGIADDLIHRAADVCLKERRPLVLLTRETPLSLIHLENMQKAVRAGATIMPPCPGFYTRPRTLADIVDGTVTRALDQLGIETDLIRRWGDKDLV